In Scomber japonicus isolate fScoJap1 chromosome 20, fScoJap1.pri, whole genome shotgun sequence, the genomic window TACTATATCGCTACATTACCTGTTGTGACAAACGTCCTCGCATTGTTGACCCCTAAATCTGTCCCACTCCTCAGGACAGACGTGCAAACCGTGCGTAACGCCATCTTGGAGTGATggactattttttttctctattataCGGTGGCCGTGAGGTAGAAAATGAGTCCATTCGCTTTAACTGTTTTGTCTCAACAGTATCATATATTAttggttttttttacactaatattactagactacattttaaatatgatttttgtACACAGTTATCGTACAGAAATTAAAATAGTTATTTTAGTAATAACTGTGTTGCTGTTAAACCACGCACAATTGTTTGTAATGTCACAGTGTAGAATAGGTAGATGTCGTTATTCAATTAATTATGTATTAtctatcattattttgtatatgagtcatttaaatgtataatgCCAACACATTCAATTACCGCAACAATCTCAGTGTGAGTATTAACAATATACAGTCTATAGTATTAACGTAGAACGCAGTCCTGATCCAGTCGTCTCTGTGCGTATGTCGACTCTCCTGACAATCCGTGAAGGCAGCATTTTTACGTGTATCGACTTTCCTGACGGTCCATGAAGGCAGCACCTTTGCGTTTGTCGTCATCAGGGAAGCTTCAGTGCTCTCTGTCAGATGCTGTGCATGAATGTCACTGCTGAAGTGGTAAGAATTCATATTGTGTCCTTTTTTCTATTATGTCAAGGCGGAGAGTGTAAAGTGGGCGCTTATTAACAGTTAAAACACCGGGCCGTTGTCATATTTAGACTCTTATATATCCCTAAAGAGGgccagctaacgttagcaaacGCTAGCTTTTCATTGCACTTGGCTAATGTGATGTGTGGAGGCTAGCTGAGCCTTGTGTTGCTGATGCTTTGTTGTTGCACAGTCGGATAACTGGCACAATACAAATTAAGGTAATTTTAACCTTTGTATACTGTTCATGTTCTGACCATTCACACTACGGAGCAGGTAATTTCTCACCCTCAATAATTAATCTCTGCCCATATTTgaaccacaaatgtattttacatcCATAGATGTGTTattatcagtcattaataaataggTGATGGATCCtttattaatgtttcagagatgAGAGAATCATGTTatctaaaacttttttttttaaatgacaccctTAATTATTACTATGAATTTAATTAAAAGTTTGGAAAAGTAGGTTTCATTATAACCATGACAACCATCAATACCACTGCCTGTAAACCACATGCCCTGATTTTCTGTCAAACTACTCAATCAACTCTACTTTGAGAGTATCTgtcataaaacaaacagcaaaaacaaacttattaACTTATTTAGGAGTAGTCCTAAAATGTCAGCTTTAAAGAAtgtcatttagtgtttttaaacatgttaaatgggccaaatttgacctgaacagtcaGTAAAGGTTAAAAGTAAAGCCCGACCGATACTGGATGCAGACTCTGATATTAATtccaatatcaatatatcagctgataattttatatttaaagaatatGTACGTAAACATAACTTTTGAATTGaatcattataaataactttaacaaaaaataataataatatatgtatatatatatatatacatatacataacaaataaaacatgtccATACATTTATAACTTGaattaaaatcaatcaaatatacataaaatgttgcctgtataacttttaaaaaaatatgtcatATCGGACATCATGTATGCTAATAcctatctgtgataggccaatattagctgactgatatatcggtcaggctctaATTAAAACGTTTATCTGCCCTTCTGAGAAACAGTGTCATCCTGTCATTGAAGGCTAATCACTGTCATCTTGTAATGACCAAACtgttatttcttttctctttttctcagaGAGATGTCTGCTCTTTCTTCAGAGATGGAGGCCCACAATTTGAACCTGTCCTGTCCCATATGCCTGGACTGCTTCGAAGTCCCCGTCACCATCCCCTGCGGACACACCTTCTGTCACAAGTGCATCAGTGCCCACTGGGACACGCTGAGCAAGTCCGACGCCGAACCTCAATGCCCCTTGTGCCAAGAGAAGTTTCCTACCAGGCCTGTTCTCAAGCGCAACGTGTCCCTGTGTGTCCTCACCGAGGCTGCAAACAGCAGCGGCCCCTCCCACAGAGAGTCACTCACGAGGGGCGGCAAAGTGGCCAAAGCCATGCTGCTGTGCGACCGGCATAAAAAGCCTCTGGTTTATTACTGCAGGCAGGACAAGATGTCTGTGTGCTGCGAGTGCGGCATCTCTGAGTGTATGAACCATGAGAAGGCTATGCTGGATGCAGAAAGGGAAAATCAAGAGGTAGAGTAACAGAATGCCACCAGCTGGTAGTGATTGTCCTTCCAGTTTACTCCCCACATCAAAGGGTGGTTgaaattgtttgtgttttctttacagctgctgctggagaggaaGAATAAGGAGGTGGGGAAACTCATCGAAGAGACGGAGAAAAGTATCAAGGACCTGGCTGAAAATATTGATCAAGCTAAGGTGGTGAATCTATTCTTTATGTCCAAACTGTGGCTGCAGGTTTGTATTCCAACCAAACAGGAGCATGCCAGGCTCCTCTCATTTAATCAACTCATCTCAGTATTCAGATGAAATCaggtgctcttgattggttggaatgaaaacctgcaggtACACAACCCTTTTTATGGAagagtttggacatgcctgctcGATGTGGAAGTAATCTAACAAACAGCTTTACTCTGCTTCAAACACACTCAGCTTTCCCAACATGTCGGACAGTAGACTGAAAAGTGTTTCAAACTGATCTAATCTCAAAATTGAAGGCAGGCAGTGCTAACTCAGCAGTTAACCATGGCAGAACCCAGCACttcctgcagctgtctcacAGTTTAAGCCAATTTTCATCCGAACTCTGTCGAGTTATTGTTCTCATTTCACACCCACAGCACTTGTAATGGATTTACACGAAATGTTCAGGTCTTCACTGACAAAGCAGAAGCTcaggaaaaaaatgaagcttgatacatagatatataaataattgtGTATTTTCTCTCCTCAGGTGACTCTTCAGCAGACATCCACCTGGGTGAATGTCAAGTTCTCCACCTTGATAAAAATATTGTCTGAGAAGCAGAACACTACGGAGGTCTTTGTCGAGGAGCAGAGACAGGCCGCCATCTCAGACGCGGAGGCCCGGCTAGCCGAGCTCCAGGATCGCGCCCAGAAACTCAAAGAGAGCCAAGGCCAGATCGCAGCGCTGCACAAGCTCTCTGATACAGAGCTCATCAAGGTTTGAATGACTTTAAGTTAACATAGtgttaggcctgtcacaataatgacATTATCGAATGAtcgtacaataacataattatcaacatcatcatgtctatatatggacttatcatatgatatatagacatgaacttgatacattttttttacctttatatTGCCACACTCACATTAGCAATTAATAGGCTATTCTGCTCTCTAGTTAAGCTTTTagtaacagaaagaaagaaaaaaaatcaattaaagaaGGTAAATTAAAAAGTGCTACCATATTAAATATCGGCACACAGCTGTGTTTTTGCTATTAACGCTTCTGTTAAAAACCTTCATACATCTTGAGTTGTTATTTAAGTGGCTGCTTTAGAAAGACGTTGCAGTGGTCTGGTGTTTAGCAGAGCTGAGTGCTCTCTAAATGGCATCCCATTGGTTAAATCACACTAAGTGTTTCATGTTCTCGTCTCCTTGCTACAAGAGagtcacttccattgaaagcacatttgaaggagatcttttaatagccagtataaACAGCAGAGATGATTACAGCGGGGTAAACCTCTTCCACTGCTCAAACAGGCCTCTCACTGTTGTTtctaagacacacttgaaaaattgtgaactctTACCCTTTACGgactttatttatgtattcatttttgtgtgtgtgttacacttcTGACCACACCCAGCAGTGGGGGTAGAGGATTCTTCATGGTGAATAACTCTAATGCTAGGTGGCAGCAAAAGCAGGATTATTAGCCTGTGTTTAGTTTTAGAAGACTTGTGTGCACACATTTGAATTTCAGGGGGGTTTGTTTTTCATCACTTTGACAGCGTGTTTATGCAGGGTATATTCATATCTAAAGGATATGACATCATCAATTCCTTGCTGTGAGTCACCTGCtccacaaagaagaagaagaagaagaagcagggtCAGAGACAGTTTAAAATGAGCAGAATGAACCTGTTGCTTATTATGTTTGCTGGAGCTGGGATCAAGCCTCTGATTGGATATTgatcacatgatgatgatgatgatgatgatttggaTACAGAGAGTATAGGTAAAGGCCAAGCAggtaaataaatatgttaagaGAAGTGTATCACTTAGCTATGATGTAGGCTGTAAATCCCAGTCCCACGCCATACAGCATCTAGATATGATATCAGCACTATATTAGTATATTTGCTGCTTATCATTTGTGCTGATAATGTCTAATGGTTATTATGAAAAAATGTTGTAagactgattttgtttttttatttaaattgatgCAGTAGAACCAgagatattgttttttattccacTCATTCTTCTTACTTGTCGAAACCTGGCGCCTACaatacccacaatgcaactcaacCGCTGACAGTTCAGTCAGATGAAATTGTGTTATGgcagtattattagtattatttagTGTGGTTTATTGAATAGGGACAGATACAATATACATAGACAGGCTGAAACAACTGATGCTAGAATGGCTTTAGTCAAAGTAAGagattaaaagtaaaaaaaaaaacatgagtacAGGTTTGTTGCTGAATTAACCAGGATTTGATGAGTTTGTAGCTGCTAATGTAGCATGGAGCTAACCTCCAgtagagatgaggagcaggctgCAGAGGTCTAATAACCTCACTGCTTTCTAACTACACACCctcagatttgttttattttgaaatttgtaATCTTCAACTCAAACTGAGACTGACTCAAGTGACATCGCTTAAGGCGGTTTGTCGGGTTTGACACaaaataatagaatagaatagaaaagaaCGTttgtattgtcattgtacaagtACAATGAAATTGAAAAGCAGTCCTTAAAGgtgcaagaaaaacaacaataatacatcATTGCttctaaaaagaaataaaacaaacacataaaacatttacattctgctGGTGTTGCATGATTCAGATGGATATTGCACAGTGAGTATTTACAAAATGAtaaagttttttgttgtttagtgCAGTCATCTGTACACAGACTTGGATGTGAAACATTGGTGGAATTCCCCTTTAAActcaaaaatcatcatcattttccaaATCATAAAAGTCTTCTTTGTGCTGCACGTCTCTTCACAGGAATCAATGCTGGTAGAAGTTCCTCATTTTGAGGAGATCCCTACAGACATCCCTCCCAACCTACAGGAGCGCTTAAACGGTGTCACTGAAGTCCTGTCCCGAGTCTCCAAGATGGTTTCTGAGGACCTGGAGAAAGCTGTGAGCACGGCCGTGGGTCAGGACAAAGAAGGTAACGGTCCTCTGGGAATCATGTCTGCTCTGTAACAAGCTGCTTCACTGCAGACTGTTCCTCACTCTGCTCTGTGTTCTCATGTTGCTCTGCAGCTTCTCCTCAGGACAAGAGGCCCATCCTGGCTGTGGTTCCCAGTCCAGCTGCTCCGTGTCACcctggagggaaagaaggactcAGCGCTTGTAAGTCctgcattatttaaaaatgaactcaTGTGTCAACCTGAATATCTGGTTCTTGTTTTTGTGATGATAAGCTAAAGCGCAGCAAAGGTCACACACTGCGTTAAGACTTGTTAACAGAgtcttgcttcctttcttcctcatcaCAGACCGATgctctctgacctttgacccccgcACGGCCAACGGGCACCTGTTCCTCTCCCAGGAGAACCGGAGGGCGGAGCACCTGACCTCCGGCCCGCGCCCCGTCCCCGCCCACGAAGCGCGTTTCGACCACACCTGGCAGGTGCTCTGCTTCCAGGGCTTCAAACACGGACAGCACTACTGGGAGCTGGAGGTGTCCAAACCCTGGGCCTACCTCGGG contains:
- the trim65 gene encoding tripartite motif-containing protein 65, which produces MSALSSEMEAHNLNLSCPICLDCFEVPVTIPCGHTFCHKCISAHWDTLSKSDAEPQCPLCQEKFPTRPVLKRNVSLCVLTEAANSSGPSHRESLTRGGKVAKAMLLCDRHKKPLVYYCRQDKMSVCCECGISECMNHEKAMLDAERENQELLLERKNKEVGKLIEETEKSIKDLAENIDQAKVTLQQTSTWVNVKFSTLIKILSEKQNTTEVFVEEQRQAAISDAEARLAELQDRAQKLKESQGQIAALHKLSDTELIKESMLVEVPHFEEIPTDIPPNLQERLNGVTEVLSRVSKMVSEDLEKAVSTAVGQDKEASPQDKRPILAVVPSPAAPCHPGGKEGLSAYRCSLTFDPRTANGHLFLSQENRRAEHLTSGPRPVPAHEARFDHTWQVLCFQGFKHGQHYWELEVSKPWAYLGVTYETIPRKEKGKRCMVGMNDLSWSLQLDERQLSAWHNGRRETVAGHSQHSRIGMLLDYEAGTLTYYGDGQTRLHAFHCAFTQELFPACWIGEGVSITLCST